GGTGCTACATAAAAAGTCATACAGCACACCTTTTGAGATGTGGAAAGGACATAAGCCAAATTTGGGATATTTGAGAATATGGGGTTGTCTTACTTATGTAAGGCTTACTGACCCTAAAATGCCTAAATTAGGTATAAGAGCTACTACCTGTACTTTTCTTGGTTATGCGATTAATAGTGCAgcctatagattttttgatcttgaaaacaaaataatttttgaatctggtgatgcaatttttcatgaagaaaaatttactattaaattgaaaaatagtgggggtgaagaaaatattttgtcacaaccTTGTTCTTCTACTTCACatctacaaaatcaagaaaattttgaaatggaacctagaagaagtaaaagagctagagttgaaaatgattttggtcctgattattatgtttttaacattgaggaaaatccccaaaatttaaaagaggcttTAACATCACCTGATGCTATATTTTGGAAAGAGGTTGTAAATGATGAGATGGAATCTCTTATTTCTAATAGAACTTGGAAATTAGTAGATCTTGTGGTTGTGGTCGTGGTCGTGGGTTGCTAGATTTTGTGGTGGGTTCGGGTGTGGATGAGTTTGCAGTTGGCTTATGTTGGCTTTTAATGGTTtgtgtaaggactcaatttgtaacgatcccaaaacCAGtcttgggttcgtacgttaaaaggctcaaacaatataatttgtagagcgtgggtttgaaaggcttgGCCTTGATCATCGaacggtggttagtcatggtattCGTGGTGGACACACAGGGACGAGCCATGGTTGTCCATGGATCTTGCCTATCCCGCCTTCTTTTTGGTGCCTAAGCCTTTACATTATATAACCCTTCACGGTTGATCCTGAtcctccatctgttgatcaggcaggtaccTATTCGaatacctgtcccatcagccgcctccccctactttctgttagttgcaacaatcgaaaccacactgttcaggagtcttttcccatTAATATGGCCAGGACGTTTGTGGGcacattcaatgcggaggtgacgtcttttccttgaaccactccTACTCTGTTCTCCCATGTGAGTCCCATTTtactcgccttttcttctgGGGGCGCTTCGGAGGCTGCCTTGGACGACATGCctctcttccctttgaagtctcGAGATGCCGAGGACaaggtcatcctcggctgcacCTCTAGGCTGTTTGGTCCTTCACCACTCgtcctcggcaactactctcctcggcatgggccctgggtcctaatggaaagtgggtcgggtcataagttctctggccccacaatagccccttaaaatCCTGCTATCCGGATCCTCGAccggataggagggttttgatgacatcaggcCTCTGTCAAAGCTTGTCAATCCTTGTCACCTATCGGTTCCCGAAACTCTTCGtctgcccgagacacgttccTGGAGCCTTTGGAAGGTGAAACGTGTCCTCATTAAATGCAGGCGGCTCCGTGCTTCCCACGTTCAACGGCGCGATGGTGATCTAACGGTGGAGATTTCCTtgcctttatgggcgggaaaattcgTGCAGTTATTTTCGATGGGAGGtataaatgatttttgaaactgatttgtctcttcacttttgcacttaagagttctaacGCGTATACCCTGGGTTCATCCAAACTTTTATCCAAATTCAAGTCTATCTCTAGCACAAAAAGCCTGTCCGAGGCacctttcctcttttctgtaaGTTCTCTGTTATCActaactcgtgctttttcttttctgagtttatttttctcttgttcctTTCCTTCTCCCGTCATCCACTGAGTTTTCTTAGCAACTCTTAGAGATGgttaaattgaaattgaaaaaattggttgatactgaagaggcgatggaaaagttcatcGCCAATTATAGGATTCCCTCCAACGTGAGTTTGAGGCACtgtaagatgggggagtggcatcttctgagaaagacggGCGAGGTGGCAATTCTCATTCTCGCCTTTgtagaggggggtatgagaatccccatgggaTCGGTAATGAAGAGTTACCTTAGGCATTTCGGATTAGCTCCCACCCAGTGCGCTgccaatatgtttaggattctgggttgtgtggatgcctTGAACGAAAAAATGGGGCTAAGACTAACCCTTCATAACGTAAATTGGTGCtacaatctccaaaatttgaatGGCAAATCTtactacatgaagacgagagacgaTAGGGTTCGGCTAATCCAGTGCCTTCCCAACTCCAAGAAAGGGTTGAACAAGGACTTTCTTATCGTATCCagggaatggcatgatggccttCCATGCCCGATGGTGGAGGGAGAGCCAAGTGGGGTATAGAGAGTAGAAGGGTGCCAATCCTTTGCACCGTTTTAATATGATGCGGTTCGGTTACTAACCAtgtacatgttttttttttttttttgcagatccaAACGCCTTTCACCGACACTTTCATTTGGTTAACCGAGTTGATTTGGAAATTGTTCTTCAAGCGGCAGTTTTTGTAAATGAAGCGGATGGTCAAGTcagagccgctcacaaaatcttagggtacACTCCCCTTTAGAAGTCATTTGCCGACCCAAAGCACGTGATCAGCGCTAACCGTCCTTGGCTTCCAAAAATTACCATAGTCGAACAAGGGTTTTTGATCTCTGAAGGATCTCCTATCCCAGAGGGCATCCCATTGGTAGGCTCTTCGTCGTCTCATCACGCAGCAGAGGACGAAGGTAATTTGGGTCAATCCGAGGAGGGTTTTGGGGCATTTGACCAAGCCGACCTatccgaggatccttctggtgatcTAGGTGATCCAGACTTGTCCGAAGCTAAACTGTTGTCAGTGGGAACATCCTCCCGAGCCAAGATGGGTCTTAAGAGAAAGCCCCCAACCAGCCTGTTCGACCTCACTGAGGGCCAGCCGAGGAAGGGTGCACAGGGAAAACCGTAATCCAATGCTCCGTCTCCACTACCTCAGCCCCAGCTCGTCCAGACCAGGTCATCCTCTACTAAGTCACAGCCACAATCTCCCGgccccaaacttcctgctcctCTTTAATCAGCTCTGCCTCCTCGGCCGGAGCCCACTgactcaaagagaaagaggagtcccAAGGGGAAGGAACCCATGGATGGGGGAAAATCCCAATCCTCTTAGGAGAGGGATGAATCCCCGCGAGTTAAAAACAGTTAAAGATTGGGCACCAATGCAAGGGTAAAGGGATCGAAACCCAATCCGCCAAAAGCAAGGGGAAGGGGATCGAAGCCCAATCCGCGCCGAGCGCTTGACTTCTCgccccaatgctccacggggAGCCATTGCTGGAAACCGCATCCATGAGGGACCCTGGAGACGGCGATGGCGGTTATGTGGCCGACGCATTAGGGAGAACCATGCTACTTCCTACTGATGTGGAAGAGTTAAAGAACATGAGGATGCATGATATTTTCCTTAGCGTGAAGAGGTACCTGGGTATGGTAAGACCCTTGAAACCTAAGGCTCTGTCAATTCTGGCTCCTAGATTTTCATTCATAATATACTTGTCTCAATTGGCAAGCTATCTAGGCCACCTATAGGATGAAGGATGAAGTGAAGGGGCAGAGTAAGGCCGCCAAGGATGAACACACCAAACGTATAGATGCTGCGCGGACCCTCAAAGTTTCCGAGGCTGACCTCACAAAGGCTAGGGAGGACTTAAAGGAGGCTACCCGAGAGAGGGATACTGCCTTGGCAGGGTTAACTGGTGCCCAAACACAGGCCGAGGAACAAACAAAGCACTTACTCGACGCCGAGGAGCAATTGCAGATAGCTAAGGAGCAAATCagtgatttgaagaagaaactgatCATGGCAGAGAATGATAAGGGCGTGGCGGAGTTTGCCCGGGATGAAGCCGTGAGGGCCAAGCAGGAAGCTGAATTTGCCAGAAACGAGGCCGAAGCTGCTAGGGACAAGGCCGAGGAGGAGGGTTACGAGACGGGCATGGCTGAAACCCAGGCCTCCCTTAAAGCTCAAATTCCTGGAGTATGCAGACTatactgctcccaggtttgggaagaAGCCTTAAAACGAGCTGGGGTGGATGCTTCGTCTGATTTGTGGAAGGCGGAAAGCATATTTTATCCTCTAGCCATCCATGAGACCGCCTCCGCCAGCTCCGAGGCTATGAGCGATCAACACGAGGCAGAGGTTATTCAGTCAGAAGATGCAAAGATCATCGTCTCTCCTAACGAGTCAATGGAAGGAGGAGAGCCTCATGATGCGATGGAAGCACCTGGAGGTATGAATCCTGAGATGCCCAAAGAGGGTGCCGAGCCTACGGTCAGCGCTCAGATCCCTGATGCTGAGGAGCCAGCCATCCTTGTTCAGCCCCTACAGGCAATTCCCCTTACTGAGGTCCCCAAGAGCATCGAAACCGACTTTGCTCAGCCTTCCCAAGAAGGGGATGCCTCCCAGGGCCCCGAGGCTAGTCCTGCTCTGCCTTCCAAGGACGTGGGCAAAACGACATTGAAGAAGTAGCAGCCCTGACCAACCTTCGTATTTGTTTCcagtttaattatttaactagtttcctttttgttttgaaaaccttATAGTTTGATTGCAGTGGAACTTATTAACGacatatatgaaattcttttcttcctttaaattacatgttaGTTGCCCTTACTAATGCTTACTATTGTTGCGGATCTCCTGATTTTTGAACTAGTTATTTTAACATGTATGAATGGTTGTGCATATGATATATTTAGGATCATATCCCGGAATTCTAACTTACCCGCGCCCATAGGACGTTGAATTTGTGTCTGAACACACTTCTTGGGAGATATAGGCATCATCCAAGACGTCATGCATATTGTTAGGCCGAGCCTGGTATCTAggtttcctttaagtagttggtttccccataggtttgagttcgaggaccatgcaataccttggttctgcccaaaacttagatattttcattaagtggttggtttccccataggtttgagttcgaggaccatacaataccttggttctgtccaaaacttagatttcttcattaaatggttggtttccccataggtttgagtccgaggaccatgcaataccttggttctgtccaaaacttagatattttcattaagtagttggtttccccataggtttgaatccgaggaccatacaataccttggttctgtccaaaacttagatttcttcattaagtagttggtttccccataggtttgagtccgaagaccatacaataccttggttctgtccaaaacttagatattttcattaagtggttggtttcctcataggtttgagtccgaggaccatgcaataccttagttcagtccaaaacttagatattttcattaagtagttggtttccccataggtttgagtccgaggaccatacaataccttgattctatccaaaacttagatttcttcattaagtagttagtttccccataggtgtgagtccgaggaccatacaataccttggttctgtccaaaacttagatttattcactaagtggttggtttccccataggtttgaatccgaggaccatgcaataccttagttctgtccaaaacttagatattttcattaagtggttggtttccccataggtttgagtccgaggaccatgcaataccttagttctgtccaaaacttagatattttcactaagtagttggtttccccataggtttgagtccgaggaccatacaataccttggttctgtccaaaacttagatttcttcattaagtagttggtttcctcataggtttgagtccgaggaccatacaatatcttggttctatccaaaacttagatttcttcactaagtggttggtttccccataggtttgaatccgaggaccatgcaataccttggttctgtccaaaac
This DNA window, taken from Quercus robur chromosome 2, dhQueRobu3.1, whole genome shotgun sequence, encodes the following:
- the LOC126695263 gene encoding uncharacterized protein LOC126695263, producing MRDPGDGDGGYVADALGRTMLLPTDVEELKNMRMHDIFLSVKRYLGMATYRMKDEVKGQSKAAKDEHTKRIDAARTLKVSEADLTKAREDLKEATRERDTALAGLTGAQTQAEEQTKHLLDAEEQLQIAKEQISDLKKKLIMAENDKGVAEFARDEAVRAKQEAEFARNEAEAARDKAEEEGYETGMAETQASLKAQIPGVCRLYCSQVWEEALKRAGVDASSDLWKAESIFYPLAIHETASASSEAMSDQHEAEVIQSEDAKIIVSPNESMEGGEPHDAMEAPGGMNPEMPKEGAEPTVSAQIPDAEEPAILVQPLQAIPLTEVPKSIETDFAQPSQEGDASQGPEASPALPSKDVGKTTLKK